One genomic window of Paraburkholderia phytofirmans PsJN includes the following:
- a CDS encoding DMT family transporter, translated as MNSRYAGYLYCALAMIGVGSTVVVSKPIAAGLPPFSATALRFAIAFPLFVLAMRWRGVRWPRLDRRDTLLVIAQAGAGSVGYTVLLISGMKLASAADAGVIAGTLPAVSAGVAVLALGERPAPALIGAILLATAGVLVCTVHPGEFSAPHAVSSLAGNALVFLAIVCEALFILLNRKLSTAVAPLPLSALMCGIGFAVALVPACFEKPWALPVDASALGGVLYYALVPTVVGFVLWYAGAARISGAEAGLMTALVPVSAVALAAMVLGEPVSAAQLAGVACVLGAVLLATFGQLRMRRSAA; from the coding sequence ATGAACTCGCGGTATGCCGGATATCTGTATTGCGCGCTGGCGATGATCGGCGTCGGCAGCACGGTGGTGGTCAGCAAACCGATCGCGGCCGGACTGCCGCCGTTCAGCGCGACCGCGTTGCGCTTCGCGATCGCCTTTCCGCTGTTCGTGCTGGCGATGCGCTGGCGAGGCGTGCGCTGGCCGCGTCTGGACCGGCGCGATACGCTGCTCGTGATTGCCCAAGCAGGCGCGGGGAGCGTCGGCTACACCGTGCTGCTAATCAGCGGCATGAAACTCGCCTCGGCCGCCGATGCGGGCGTAATTGCCGGCACCTTGCCTGCCGTGTCGGCCGGCGTCGCCGTGCTGGCGCTCGGCGAGCGCCCCGCGCCCGCGTTGATCGGCGCGATCCTGCTGGCGACGGCGGGCGTGCTCGTGTGCACCGTGCATCCCGGTGAATTCAGCGCGCCGCATGCGGTGAGTTCGCTGGCGGGCAACGCGCTGGTGTTCCTCGCGATCGTCTGCGAGGCGTTGTTCATTCTGCTCAATCGCAAGCTGAGCACGGCAGTGGCGCCGTTGCCGCTGTCGGCGTTGATGTGTGGCATCGGTTTCGCCGTGGCGCTCGTGCCGGCCTGCTTCGAAAAGCCGTGGGCCTTGCCGGTCGATGCGAGCGCACTCGGCGGCGTGCTGTATTACGCGCTGGTGCCGACCGTGGTGGGCTTCGTGCTCTGGTATGCGGGCGCCGCCCGGATTAGCGGCGCGGAAGCGGGATTGATGACCGCACTCGTGCCGGTGAGCGCGGTGGCGTTGGCTGCGATGGTATTGGGTGAGCCGGTCAGCGCGGCGCAACTCGCCGGTGTCGCGTGCGTGCTGGGCGCGGTGTTGCTGGCCACTTTCGGCCAGCTGCGCATGAGGCGGAGCGCGGCATGA
- a CDS encoding 3-oxoacid CoA-transferase subunit B has product MKKLTRDEMAKRVALDIPEGAYVNLGIGVPTLVANHLDADKEIFLHSENGLLGMGPAPAKGEEDDELINAGKQHVTLLTGGCYFHHADSFAMMRGGHLDFCVLGAFQVSAKGDLANWHTGAPDAIPAVGGAMDLAIGAKQVYVMMEHLTKQGESKIAAECSYPVTGVGCVDRIYTDLAMIDVTDRGLVVREIFSDIDFDALHKLTGVPLIDGTQAAHAA; this is encoded by the coding sequence ATGAAAAAACTGACCCGCGATGAAATGGCCAAGCGCGTTGCGCTGGATATCCCCGAAGGCGCGTATGTGAACCTCGGCATCGGCGTGCCTACGCTGGTGGCCAACCACCTTGACGCCGACAAGGAAATCTTCCTGCATAGCGAAAACGGCCTGCTCGGCATGGGCCCGGCGCCCGCCAAAGGCGAGGAAGACGACGAACTGATCAACGCCGGCAAGCAGCACGTCACGCTGCTCACGGGCGGCTGCTATTTCCACCATGCGGATTCATTCGCGATGATGCGCGGCGGCCACCTGGATTTCTGCGTGCTCGGCGCCTTTCAGGTGTCGGCCAAGGGCGATCTGGCAAACTGGCACACCGGCGCGCCCGACGCGATCCCGGCTGTCGGCGGCGCGATGGATCTGGCGATCGGCGCGAAGCAAGTCTATGTGATGATGGAGCACCTGACCAAGCAGGGCGAGAGCAAGATTGCCGCTGAATGCTCATACCCGGTGACGGGCGTGGGTTGCGTCGACCGCATCTATACGGATCTGGCGATGATCGATGTCACCGATCGGGGCCTCGTGGTGCGCGAGATTTTCTCGGACATCGATTTCGATGCTTTGCACAAGCTGACCGGTGTGCCGCTGATCGACGGCACGCAGGCGGCGCACGCGGCTTAA
- the folE gene encoding GTP cyclohydrolase I FolE has product MTSSKAKKTKPITATERPSREEAEAAVRVLLRWAGDDPAREGLIDTPARVVRSYEEFYAGYQVDPREILARTFSEVDGYDEMIVLKDIRFESYCEHHMVPIIGRAHVAYLPQHRVVGISKLARLVDAFAKRLQIQEKMTVQIADTLNEVLQPAGVGVILEAAHQCMSTRGVHKAGVTMVTSRMLGTFRTDPSTRREFLSIVGNPGVVAVANT; this is encoded by the coding sequence ATGACCAGTAGCAAGGCGAAGAAAACCAAACCCATAACCGCAACGGAGCGCCCGAGCCGCGAGGAAGCTGAAGCAGCGGTTCGTGTGCTGCTGCGTTGGGCCGGCGACGATCCGGCGCGTGAAGGTCTGATCGATACACCGGCGCGCGTGGTGCGCTCGTACGAGGAGTTTTACGCGGGCTATCAGGTCGACCCGCGCGAGATCCTCGCCCGCACCTTCTCCGAGGTGGACGGCTACGACGAAATGATCGTGCTGAAAGACATCCGCTTCGAAAGCTACTGCGAACATCACATGGTGCCGATCATCGGACGCGCGCACGTGGCGTATCTGCCGCAACATCGCGTGGTCGGCATCTCCAAGCTGGCGCGGCTGGTCGATGCGTTCGCCAAACGCCTGCAGATCCAGGAAAAGATGACGGTGCAGATCGCCGACACCTTGAACGAAGTGTTGCAACCGGCAGGCGTCGGCGTGATTCTCGAAGCCGCGCACCAATGCATGTCGACGCGCGGCGTGCACAAGGCCGGCGTGACGATGGTTACCTCGCGCATGCTCGGCACGTTCCGCACGGATCCGTCGACACGTCGCGAGTTTCTGTCGATCGTCGGCAATCCGGGGGTGGTGGCGGTCGCTAATACCTAG
- a CDS encoding CHAD domain-containing protein has protein sequence MKRDNPKGEKRSADSEPAVKAHSAQEAFSSYAAPLVDHAIEYANAVREDPSPEALHKLRVSLRRLRSLWWAFEPLLESGENTRQRALYKYLATAAGKTRDWDILIELLTRDDNGARSGTGEIAPKLQDARGAALTTSRETLSNADVKHLLREALSTASKELNTAHERTPLRKFAEQRVAASERSLKKRMKRARRAKRSNYVAFHNVRKAGKKLRYLLEFFGPILSGGRKRTLKRLKQIQKRFGTLNDVVASEMLLRDNAALLAGAGDPEAALHWLGKERKRRMRSAAGLLRKL, from the coding sequence ATGAAGCGCGACAATCCGAAAGGCGAAAAACGATCCGCCGACAGCGAACCGGCGGTCAAGGCGCACTCCGCGCAAGAGGCTTTCTCGTCGTATGCGGCCCCTCTTGTCGATCACGCGATCGAATACGCGAACGCGGTGCGCGAAGACCCGTCGCCGGAAGCGCTGCACAAATTGCGCGTCTCGCTACGGCGCTTGCGCTCGTTATGGTGGGCGTTCGAGCCGTTGCTTGAAAGCGGCGAGAACACCCGGCAACGCGCGCTATATAAGTATCTGGCCACGGCCGCCGGCAAAACGCGCGACTGGGACATTCTGATCGAACTGCTGACACGCGACGATAACGGCGCGCGCAGCGGCACCGGCGAAATAGCGCCCAAACTGCAGGACGCTCGCGGCGCCGCGTTGACGACAAGCCGCGAAACGCTCTCGAACGCCGACGTCAAGCATCTGCTGCGCGAAGCTTTGTCCACTGCGTCCAAAGAACTGAACACCGCGCATGAACGCACACCGCTGCGGAAATTCGCCGAGCAACGCGTGGCCGCTTCCGAGCGTTCGCTGAAGAAGCGGATGAAACGCGCGCGCCGCGCGAAGCGCTCCAACTACGTCGCCTTTCACAACGTCAGGAAGGCGGGCAAGAAGCTGCGCTATCTGCTGGAGTTTTTCGGACCGATCCTGAGCGGCGGCCGCAAACGCACCCTCAAACGTTTGAAGCAGATCCAGAAACGTTTCGGTACGCTGAACGATGTGGTCGCAAGCGAGATGTTGCTGCGCGACAATGCGGCTTTGCTTGCGGGCGCAGGCGACCCTGAAGCGGCGCTTCACTGGCTCGGCAAGGAGCGCAAACGCCGGATGCGTTCGGCAGCCGGACTGCTGCGCAAGCTGTGA
- a CDS encoding LysR family transcriptional regulator yields the protein MSESNLDLNLIPFLVAMEDTRNVSRAAEQLGVSQPRVSTALGKLREYFDDPLFVRTSKGMEPTPRALAILPAARDALLRIEKGMLDVQEFDPATSTHTFSIALSDVGEIVFLPRLLQLFAERAPFANLRSVTVSPSQVERGLESGDVDLAIGYFPDLAGNNFFQQRLFSHRFICLMRTGHPLSKAPLTLAQYVASGHAVVRSEGRSQEILEQYLEKKRIKRRAVLETPHFMSLPFILARTDLLATVPHAIGFAYVSEHASITLVEPPLPLPHFDLRQHWHRKFHNDPRGGWLRSVVAELFNDAMDEWPK from the coding sequence ATGTCTGAATCAAATCTGGATCTGAATCTGATCCCTTTCCTTGTCGCGATGGAAGACACGCGCAACGTCAGTCGCGCGGCGGAGCAGCTCGGCGTCAGCCAGCCACGCGTGAGCACCGCGCTCGGCAAGTTGCGGGAATACTTCGACGATCCGCTGTTCGTGCGCACGTCCAAAGGCATGGAGCCGACGCCGCGCGCGCTCGCCATCCTGCCCGCCGCGCGCGACGCGCTCCTGCGCATCGAGAAAGGCATGCTCGACGTACAGGAATTCGACCCGGCCACCAGCACTCATACGTTCTCGATCGCGCTCTCCGACGTCGGCGAGATCGTGTTTCTGCCGCGGCTTCTGCAACTGTTCGCCGAACGCGCGCCGTTTGCGAATCTGCGCTCGGTGACGGTCTCGCCGTCGCAGGTGGAACGCGGGCTCGAATCGGGCGACGTCGATCTGGCGATCGGCTATTTCCCTGATCTGGCGGGCAATAACTTCTTCCAGCAACGGCTCTTCAGCCATCGTTTCATCTGCCTGATGCGCACGGGCCATCCATTGTCGAAGGCGCCGCTCACGCTGGCTCAGTATGTAGCGTCGGGTCACGCCGTCGTGCGCTCTGAAGGACGCAGTCAGGAAATCCTCGAGCAATACCTGGAGAAGAAACGCATCAAGCGCCGCGCCGTGCTCGAAACGCCTCACTTCATGAGCCTGCCGTTCATCCTCGCGCGCACCGATCTATTGGCGACCGTGCCGCATGCGATCGGCTTCGCGTACGTCTCGGAGCACGCGTCGATCACGCTGGTCGAGCCGCCGCTGCCGTTGCCGCATTTCGATCTGCGCCAGCACTGGCATCGCAAGTTTCATAACGATCCGCGCGGCGGCTGGCTGCGTAGCGTGGTCGCCGAACTGTTCAACGACGCGATGGACGAATGGCCCAAGTGA
- a CDS encoding 3-carboxy-cis,cis-muconate cycloisomerase, with protein sequence MLDSSARLTGLLCGTQPMNDIWAPRATLQRMLDVEAALARASAAHQVIPQTAVAAIEAACQADQLDADALARDAALGGNLAIPLVKQLTARVKAADAEASKYVHWGATSQDIIDTATVLQLRDTFDLLDSSLQSTCDAVAKLAATHRTTPMIGRTWLQQALPITLGLKFAQWLDALLRHRERLDALRARALVLQFGGAAGTLASLRDAAPQVTQSLAKELGLTVPTLPWHTQRDRIAETAALFGMLIGTLGKIARDISLQMQTEIDELAEPAAAGKGGSSTMPHKRNPVGCAAVLTAATRAPGLVATVFAGMVQEHERALGGWQAEWDALPDLARLAGGALANIEQIAAGLNVNVPRLAANLDVTHGLILGEAVMLALGDSIGRLDAHHLVERASKAAIRDGQTLFDVLAADPAVTAHLPLERLKQLLDPAQYVGQAHAYVDAALALHTTRSQRDHSRE encoded by the coding sequence ATGCTCGACTCCAGCGCCCGTCTCACCGGACTTCTTTGCGGCACGCAGCCGATGAACGACATCTGGGCGCCGCGCGCCACGCTGCAACGGATGCTCGACGTGGAAGCGGCGCTTGCGCGCGCTTCGGCCGCGCATCAAGTGATTCCTCAAACGGCGGTGGCCGCGATCGAAGCCGCTTGCCAGGCCGATCAACTCGACGCCGACGCACTCGCACGCGACGCCGCGCTCGGCGGCAATCTCGCGATTCCGCTCGTCAAGCAACTCACCGCGCGCGTCAAGGCGGCCGACGCCGAAGCGTCGAAATACGTGCATTGGGGCGCCACGAGCCAGGACATCATCGACACCGCGACGGTGCTGCAACTGCGCGACACTTTCGATCTGCTCGACAGCAGCCTGCAATCGACCTGCGACGCCGTGGCGAAACTCGCGGCCACGCATCGCACCACGCCGATGATCGGCCGCACCTGGTTGCAGCAGGCGCTGCCCATCACGCTCGGCCTGAAATTCGCGCAATGGCTCGACGCGCTGCTGCGCCATCGCGAGCGGCTCGACGCGTTGCGCGCTCGCGCGCTGGTGCTGCAATTCGGCGGCGCGGCGGGCACGCTGGCGAGCCTGCGCGATGCCGCGCCGCAAGTCACGCAATCGCTTGCAAAAGAACTCGGCCTCACCGTGCCGACGCTGCCTTGGCATACGCAGCGCGATCGCATCGCCGAAACGGCGGCGCTATTCGGCATGCTGATCGGCACGCTCGGCAAGATCGCGCGCGACATCTCGCTGCAGATGCAAACCGAAATCGACGAACTCGCCGAACCGGCCGCGGCCGGCAAGGGCGGCTCGTCAACCATGCCGCACAAGCGCAATCCGGTTGGCTGCGCGGCGGTGCTGACGGCCGCCACGCGCGCGCCGGGGCTGGTCGCCACGGTGTTCGCCGGCATGGTGCAGGAGCACGAACGCGCGCTCGGCGGCTGGCAAGCCGAGTGGGACGCGCTGCCGGATCTCGCGCGTCTCGCGGGTGGCGCGCTCGCCAATATCGAACAGATCGCCGCCGGGCTGAACGTCAACGTGCCGCGCCTTGCCGCCAATCTCGACGTCACGCACGGCCTGATTCTCGGTGAAGCAGTGATGCTCGCGCTCGGCGACAGCATCGGCCGGCTCGACGCGCATCATCTGGTGGAGCGCGCGTCGAAAGCCGCGATCCGCGACGGCCAGACGCTGTTCGACGTGCTCGCCGCGGACCCGGCCGTCACCGCGCATCTTCCGCTCGAGCGCCTGAAACAACTGCTCGATCCGGCTCAATACGTCGGCCAGGCGCACGCTTATGTGGACGCCGCGCTGGCACTTCACACCACGCGCTCGCAGCGCGACCATTCCAGGGAGTAA
- a CDS encoding 3-oxoacid CoA-transferase subunit A, giving the protein MINKIFESLQSAVADVNDGATVMIGGFGTAGMPSELIDALIEQGARELTIVNNNAGNGDIGLAALLKAKRVRKIICSFPRQSDSYVFDALYRAGELELELVPQGNLAERIRAAGAGIGGFFTPTGYGTKLAEGKETRLIDGRHYVLEAPLHADFALIKAYRGDRWGNLTYRKTARNFGPIMATAAKTAIVQVSQVVPLGELDPENIVTPGIFVQRVIEVPQAAHAPMPNPHDAAA; this is encoded by the coding sequence ATGATCAACAAGATTTTCGAGTCACTTCAATCGGCGGTCGCCGATGTCAACGACGGCGCGACCGTCATGATCGGCGGCTTCGGCACGGCCGGCATGCCATCGGAGCTGATCGACGCGCTGATCGAACAGGGCGCGCGCGAGCTCACCATCGTCAACAACAATGCCGGTAACGGCGACATCGGCCTCGCTGCGCTGCTCAAAGCCAAGCGCGTGCGCAAGATCATCTGCTCGTTTCCGCGCCAAAGCGATTCGTATGTGTTCGACGCGTTGTATCGCGCCGGCGAACTCGAACTCGAACTGGTGCCGCAGGGCAATCTGGCGGAGCGCATTCGCGCGGCGGGGGCAGGCATTGGCGGCTTCTTCACGCCGACCGGCTACGGCACCAAGCTCGCCGAAGGCAAGGAAACCCGTCTGATCGACGGCCGGCACTACGTGCTGGAAGCGCCGCTGCACGCGGACTTCGCGCTGATCAAGGCGTACAGGGGCGATCGCTGGGGCAATCTCACGTATCGCAAGACGGCTCGGAATTTTGGACCGATTATGGCCACGGCGGCGAAAACCGCGATCGTGCAGGTATCGCAAGTCGTGCCGCTCGGCGAACTCGACCCGGAAAACATCGTGACGCCCGGCATTTTCGTGCAACGCGTGATCGAAGTGCCGCAAGCGGCCCACGCCCCGATGCCCAATCCTCACGACGCTGCCGCCTGA
- the pcaD gene encoding 3-oxoadipate enol-lactonase, with amino-acid sequence MPYAAVNGTELHYRIDGDRHGNAPWIVLSNSLGTDLSMWASQVAALSKHFRVLRYDTRGHGHSEAPKGPYTIEQLTGDVLGLMDTLKIARANFCGISMGGLTGVALAARHGNRFERVVLCNTAARIGSPEVWVPRAAKARSEGMLALADAVLPRWFTADYIEREPVVLALIRDVFVHTDKEGYASNCDAIDAADLRPEAPGIKLPALVISGTHDLAATPAQGRELAQSIPGARYVELDASHISNIEKADAFTKTVVDFLTEQK; translated from the coding sequence ATGCCTTACGCCGCAGTCAACGGGACCGAGCTTCACTATCGAATCGACGGCGACCGTCACGGCAACGCGCCGTGGATCGTGTTGTCGAATTCGCTCGGCACGGATCTGTCCATGTGGGCGTCGCAAGTCGCGGCGCTGTCGAAGCACTTTCGCGTGCTGCGCTACGACACGCGCGGCCATGGCCATTCGGAAGCGCCGAAGGGCCCCTACACGATCGAACAGCTGACCGGCGACGTGCTCGGCCTGATGGATACGCTGAAGATCGCCCGCGCGAATTTTTGCGGAATTTCCATGGGCGGCCTGACGGGCGTTGCGTTGGCGGCGCGTCACGGCAACCGGTTCGAGCGCGTCGTGCTGTGCAATACGGCGGCGCGCATCGGTTCGCCGGAAGTGTGGGTGCCGCGCGCCGCGAAAGCGCGCAGCGAAGGCATGCTCGCGCTCGCCGATGCCGTGCTGCCGCGCTGGTTCACGGCCGACTATATCGAACGCGAGCCGGTAGTGCTGGCCCTGATTCGCGATGTGTTCGTGCATACCGACAAGGAAGGCTACGCGTCGAATTGCGACGCAATCGACGCGGCCGACCTGCGCCCCGAAGCGCCCGGCATCAAGCTGCCGGCGCTGGTGATCAGCGGCACGCACGATCTGGCCGCGACGCCGGCGCAAGGCCGCGAGCTGGCGCAGTCGATTCCCGGCGCGCGCTACGTGGAACTGGACGCCTCGCACATTTCCAACATCGAGAAAGCCGACGCTTTCACGAAGACGGTAGTCGATTTCCTCACGGAGCAAAAATGA
- a CDS encoding short chain dehydrogenase, with amino-acid sequence MRILIVGATGLIGGEVVKLLAAEHDIVTASRKGSDLHVDLSNKGSIESMYQQAGTLDAVICTAGAAKFAPLDSLSDDDFSFSLTNKLMGQVNLVRCGAAHVSQGACFTLTSGTLAQHPMEGSAAVSIVNAGVEAFARSAALELRGKARVNVVSPGWVAETLESMGRDPSQGVPVAVVAQAYKRSLNGSASGDVISAS; translated from the coding sequence ATGCGAATACTGATTGTCGGTGCAACCGGTCTGATCGGCGGCGAGGTGGTCAAGTTGCTCGCCGCCGAACACGATATCGTCACCGCGAGCCGCAAGGGTTCGGATCTCCACGTGGATCTGTCGAACAAAGGCAGCATCGAATCGATGTACCAGCAAGCCGGCACGCTCGACGCGGTCATCTGCACCGCCGGCGCAGCGAAGTTCGCCCCGCTCGACTCACTCTCCGACGACGATTTCTCGTTCAGTCTTACCAACAAATTGATGGGCCAGGTCAATCTGGTGCGCTGCGGCGCGGCACACGTGTCGCAAGGCGCGTGCTTCACGCTGACGAGCGGCACGCTCGCACAGCACCCGATGGAAGGCAGCGCGGCCGTCAGCATCGTGAATGCCGGCGTGGAAGCGTTCGCGCGCTCGGCGGCACTCGAGCTGCGTGGCAAAGCCCGCGTCAACGTGGTCAGCCCGGGCTGGGTCGCCGAGACGCTCGAATCGATGGGCCGCGATCCGTCGCAAGGCGTGCCGGTTGCCGTGGTGGCGCAGGCCTACAAGCGCAGCCTCAATGGCAGCGCGAGCGGCGACGTGATTTCCGCCTCGTGA
- a CDS encoding VTT domain-containing protein: protein MVEFPSSAVSTWGGAVVFLNVLLTRLGVPIPAVPVLLFAGSAIAAGTLSFWPVLGAAVLGALLGDGAWFTAGRLYGRKLIAALGRLSPAVDAKVDKARALFERFGVPLVSISKFVPGLALITPPLMGTTAVDARIYAAWDVAGALAWAAFWLLGGAAAERQLHMLLEFVKARGGTVIDILLASALLYLVFRLQQRRRERRRFREAAAAQAAGGWLRLAPPPKVLDARPQAPSIEAPCRIPGALALDPHSPEQIDGALRAHDTVIYCICPDSATAVEITQRMRYNGYTRIRALRGGLDAWQRRGFPVEPLALTDEPGTGNRAAASLGEARGAITLRGFAPRSTQGT from the coding sequence TTGGTAGAATTTCCGTCTTCGGCGGTGTCGACCTGGGGTGGCGCGGTCGTATTCCTCAACGTCCTGTTGACGCGCCTCGGCGTGCCGATCCCCGCCGTGCCCGTACTGCTGTTCGCAGGCTCCGCGATTGCCGCCGGCACGCTGTCGTTCTGGCCGGTCCTCGGCGCCGCCGTGCTCGGCGCGCTGCTGGGCGACGGCGCATGGTTCACGGCTGGCCGCCTGTATGGTCGCAAGCTGATCGCCGCGCTAGGCCGGCTGTCCCCCGCCGTCGATGCCAAAGTGGATAAGGCGCGCGCGCTGTTCGAGCGCTTCGGCGTGCCGCTCGTGTCGATCTCGAAGTTCGTCCCAGGACTCGCGCTCATCACGCCGCCGCTGATGGGCACGACCGCCGTCGACGCCCGCATCTACGCCGCTTGGGACGTAGCCGGCGCCCTCGCGTGGGCGGCCTTCTGGCTCCTCGGCGGCGCCGCGGCGGAACGGCAACTGCATATGCTGCTCGAATTCGTCAAAGCGCGTGGTGGCACGGTCATCGACATTTTGCTGGCCAGCGCGCTCCTCTATCTCGTCTTCCGTCTGCAGCAACGACGCCGCGAACGCCGCCGTTTCAGGGAAGCCGCGGCGGCACAGGCCGCCGGCGGCTGGCTCCGTCTCGCGCCGCCGCCCAAGGTGCTCGATGCCCGTCCGCAGGCGCCCTCGATTGAAGCGCCGTGCCGCATTCCCGGCGCGCTCGCGCTCGATCCGCACTCGCCGGAGCAGATCGACGGAGCGCTGCGGGCGCACGACACGGTGATCTACTGCATTTGCCCGGACAGCGCGACCGCGGTCGAAATCACGCAACGCATGCGTTACAACGGCTACACGCGGATTCGCGCGCTACGCGGCGGCCTCGATGCCTGGCAGCGGCGCGGCTTTCCCGTCGAACCGCTTGCTTTAACCGACGAGCCGGGCACCGGCAACCGCGCGGCGGCATCGCTTGGTGAAGCGCGCGGGGCGATCACGTTGCGGGGCTTCGCGCCGCGCAGCACGCAAGGCACCTGA